In Musa acuminata AAA Group cultivar baxijiao chromosome BXJ2-8, Cavendish_Baxijiao_AAA, whole genome shotgun sequence, one genomic interval encodes:
- the LOC103995842 gene encoding eukaryotic translation initiation factor 3 subunit K: MGREQQQVSYTVEQLVSVNPYNPDILTDLENYVNEQVSSQTYSLDANLCLLRLYQFEPGRMSIPIVVQILIKALMAMPASDFSLCLFLIPEQVQMEEKFKTLIVLSHYLETARFRQFWDEAAKSRSILEVVPGFEQAIQAYAIHVLSLTYQKVPRPVLAEAINIEGLSLDKFIEHHVANSGWVLEKSHGRSQLIVLPRNEFNHPELQKHTAEGVPFEHVTRIFPMLS, translated from the exons ATGGGGAGAGAGCAGCAGCAGGTCTCCTACACGGTGGAGCAACTTGTCAGTGTGAATCcatacaaccccgatatcctcacTGATCTCGAGAACTACGTCAACGAGCAG GTTTCATCTCAAACATATAGTTTGGATGCAAACCTTTGCCTTCTTCGACTCTATCAG TTTGAGCCAGGTCGAATGAGTATTCCAATTGTGGTTCAGATTTTGATCAAG GCTCTTATGGCGATGCCAGCCTCAGACTTTAGCCTTTGTCTCTTCTTGATTCCTGAGCAAgtg CAAATGGAAGAGAAGTTCAAGACATTGATTGTTCTCTCTCACTATCTAGAA ACTGCGAGATTTCGTCAATTTTGGGATGAAGCAGCAAAGAGCCGCAGCATACTTGAAGTTGTTCCTG GTTTTGAACAAGCTATCCAAGCTTATGCAATTCATGTTCTCTCCTTGACTTACCAGAAAGTGCCAAGGCCTGTACTTGCCGAG GCCATCAACATCGAAGGTCTTTCCCTAGACAAGTTTATCGAACATCATGTGGCCAACAGTGGCTGGGTCCTCGAGAAGAGTCATGGCCGCTCACAGTTGATTGTCCTTCCTCGCAACGAGTTCAACCACCCGGAGCTGCAGAAGCACACGGCAGAAGGCGTGCCATTTGAGCATGTTACCCGCATCTTCCCCATGCTTAGCTGA